The region TTCAGATTGTATTCAGGACAGTCACAGTGTTCCCTTTGCCTATTTGCCTGAATGTTCAGACTTGCCTCACAGTTCAATACTCTGCAGTTATTCCTCACTGAGCTGGAATATCTGCTGTTTATCCCAGACATGATGATGCGTGCGTAGCAGGAATATGACTGCTTCTAAAATGGCAAGAGGGGAGAGAGTAATCTCATTTCAACAAGAGTCCCAACCTGTTTAATGATGTCACTATACTAACAGCGCTTGAAACTCGGAGAACCATTCTGCCAGATTCACTTGACATCCAGTTCACTTTGGCAGGGGTGAGGTGTGCAATAACACTGTCCAGGGTAGGGGTACAATAACACACTCCGGGGCTTCAAATGGGGTCCAGCATCCATAGGCCTGGACCGTTTAACAGCACTTTACTTCACCTTGTGCCAAACAACACCCCAGGTGTGCAGATATTGAACCAGGTCTCAACACCCTCGTGTGTCTTCTTGCTTTCCCATTTCCCTGTTGATTTTGGGTGATGTAattcaggtgtgttttttttttttttttttttaagcataacaatcacaataccaaaaaaaaaaaagaaaaacttgcagcagttgaaatgtttgtcctGTTTTACTGTAAGTTGTACAGAAATTCACTCAGTAATCCCTGAAACTTGTTCAGACCCCCTAGCCCGTTACAGAGTCTCTATTTGTGTGAGTGCAGTGAAGACACAATGTGGTGCCATGACCTGCTGTTATCTATAACCCTTGCAGAGCCTTGTTGGAATGAGGGTTCCTGTCAAATAGGCGACTATAGTTATCTATAGACCTGCGCCCAGAGTCTGAACTTGCTGCTTTACTTAGCttctaacatttttaaaaagaaataagatGATGACTCCTCCATTCCTTACCCTGTTCACCATGTGTGGAAGCATCTATATAAATAGTCTACACACtctactgttttttaaaagcactacTAACGCAATGTCTTATTTGCAGCCAGTATTTTGAATTCTTTCTGAACCAGCTGCTGTTCAGCTTCTGTCTGCAGTTTGAAAGGATTGTGTGAGAGGTAGATATACAGAGTAAATCATGCAATATGTTCTTTTGTCACATACAAGCAGGTTCATTAGAACTGGTTCCTCCCTCCCCTCAATTATTACAGTTAGTCCCATCAAAACAGTGTCTTGTCAAGACATCCGTTTCTAAATAGTGATTGTGAGACCTCCGACACATGCTCTTTTTGAGTAGATGCAGGGTTATTATTGAGGACTGTCTGTAGCAGAGCGTGCCTTTGGAACAATGTATAATACAAACATAGCTTCCCCTCTGTGCTGTTAGCTATGGAGCATAACTTTCTGCTTTTTTATAGTTGACTTGCCGTACAAGTCATTTTCTACTATATGTCCCTGCTCTTTTTCCAAACCGTTAATTTGGTGTTTTAGTCTTGCACCTTTTaatgttaacattaaaaaaaaacaatgtttagaGTCAAAGAAAAAGCTCCACTTATGATAACCGCTATGCTGAATCCTGTGCAGATGTTTCTCACCTGTCCCCTGAATGGCATGTTTAACTGTGGCTCTCTCTCACTGCGTGCTGTCGCTGACCCTGTGCCTCTCCCTCCCTGTTGCAGTTCTGATCAGCCAGTGGCAGGGCAAACCCAAGGAGCGGGTCCTTTCTCTGTTGCTGACCCATCTTCCCCTGCTGCAGCCGGGCAACGTCGAAGCCAAGGGGGAGTACATGCAGCTGCTGCCCAAGATCCTGGCGCACTCCATCGAGCACGGGCGCCACCTGGAGGAGAGCCGGCAGCTGCTGTCATACGCACTGATACATCCGGCCACATCTCTGGAGGACCGGGCAGCACTGGCGCTGTGGCTGAACCACCTGGAGGAGCGTGCTGCCGCGCGGGCGGACTCTCTGGAGCGCGCCCAAACCCCTCACCATCTCTTCCCTCACCACCAGCGGCGCGGCTCAGACGACAGGCTGAACGGCTGGCAGAGCCCCCGGGACTCGGGCTTTGGCGGGAGCAGCTGGCATCAGCAGGGGTGCGAGAACGGGCACCTCTCCCTCTACCCCTCCACCTCCATGCCATCCACCATCAATGCCCTTGGCACTGCCAGCGGTACCAACACCAGTGAGTGAGGGTCTTCTGTTAAATGTGTGACACTCTACTGTTTACAAGGGTAATGGCATGCTAATCATGTAACATGTTGTACTGTTTACAGGGATGAAGCCATAAACAAAGCATTTATCACTTTTTATAGTTTGAGTTAGAGTTGAATTTATTGCAGTAGACTGATCTTACAAAAATCATATGCTGCAGTGGTAAAGTATAGTTTATAGTCCAGGAACCTGCTGTTACAAAGCCACAACACTACTGTAAAAGCTGATAAAAGTATTTGGTTTCCTTTCCCCTTTCCCTTCCTGTGATACAGGTAAGAGAACTTTACTTTGCCACTTGTTAGTTGTTTTAGGCAGCATGTCCTACAAGTTTAAATCCCAGATGATGTCCTATTACCTGTAACTCAGTGTTTGTAGCTTTAactcaggagttatttaaagtctGAGTAAAAAGCTTTTGATAGAGGGCTGCCAAAAAGAactgttttgttcataaataaaGGCTGGTAAAACAGTGTTGTGGCTCTGTAAATAAACACTGGTTTCACCTGCACTTGGGAAAGGTAAGAACATGATTTTTTTAAGCCTTGGTTTTTACTCCTTTAAGAACGGCTGCACAATAtgaacagtatacagtacagaacaGAAGAGCCTGCCTCCTTCATTAGCCTTGATTTCCcccttctttttctttattttgtatttccaccCTAACACCTAACATCTGGCTTTGCGTTTAGGACCTGGCACCAAACCAGCGCACTGGCACTtgcactggcactggcactgcAATGAAACTGCACAGTTGGACTATATGTGGGAGCTTTCTGAGCTAAGGCTGTAAGAAAGtcgttttggctaatgccttcaacATCACATATGTTGCTAAGCACATAGTGGCTGCCACAGTTTCCTACCTGCTGACCTTTCTTCAAAACTGTACTTGTCACAATGCCGCTCAGAGCTAGAATTCGGGTCTACTTTTTGCAGTCTGTTTCCCAGCCGGCTGAGCCCCACATGTCCCTTCCCATGTATGGTGTCACTTGAGGAGAACAGTCTGTATTTACGAAAAATGGGTAATATTTAGGGTCTGGAGCTTGTAATGTTAGCTGGGACCTATTTTAGACTGGCTGTGAAAAACTATACATAGCACTAACCTAACTAAGCCATTCACTGCCTCCTATTGAAAAGAATGAAACAAACCTTAGCAGTGTGTCAGATTAAAATACCGTGGGGGGGGGGTGACCCGGATACATGGTTTAATTGCAGTATTCCAGGCATTTTTAATTGATCATTGCTTGGTTTTTAATGGCATCTGCAGACTAGGTTGGTTTTCACACAATCACACATTTGTaacaaagacatgtttttttttttttttaagtgaacatGGACTGCTCAGAGTTGTCCTAAGACTTCTTATGAAGCTCTCCACTTGCCCATACCAGGTGTGTCTAATGAGCTAATCCAGCTCTTTTTAGTGAATGAGCACCTGTCACTGCCACAGCTGGAGTAGGGTTGCTAGAAAACACTTTGCAGTGCCGGTGGGCAGTCTCGCTGAGCGACGGCGCTTTTGTTTGTGTCTTGCAGTCGTGCCCGGTGGGCACAGCGGCCAACATAGCCCCCTCAAGCGTTCGGTGTCCCTCACCCCCCCGATGAGCGCGCCAGAGCGGCAGCCCCTCGGACACGGCTGGCTGTCCCAAGAGGACCTGCGCTCGCGAGTCCCCGTCCCCGACCATGCCCCCCTGTCCCCCCAGAGCAGTGTGGCGTCCTCGGGCAGCGGGGGCAGCGAGCACCTGGACGAGGGCCCGCACATGAGCGGCACGGCACACTGCACCACATTCCACGAGGAGGGCAGCGGCATGAGGGGTGAGCTCACTAGAGAGAAAAGACGTAGCACATAGTTCTTGCAGTTTTAATAAGAAGATATTTGTTGGTAGTTTAACTGGAGTAAATATGGCttaagaaaaatagttttgactGCAGCAGTTTTCCTGAAAGGAGTGTCTCTTAAGAGTAACGAATACAGTTCAGACTCTTGTTGGGCTCCGTTTTCGTAGTTGGATGAAATATTAGGACGTCACCACTACCAGCTTTCTATAAGTAAATCAGATTGCCCAATGTTCAGATACTGCTGCCTGTCCTGTTTTTTTCATCTTTTCCTGTCGCTTTCTTTTAAACGCTTGTCCTTGTAGGGAAGCAGGCTGTTGGGTTTTCTTCTCTTTTTACCTATGAATAACGTGTGTAGTCTTGTGCAGTAATGTGCGTGTGACTGTGCTTGCAGACGTGCCAGCCTGGCTGAAGAGCCTCCGTCTCCACAAGTACGCAGCTCTCTTCTCAACCATGACCTACGATgagatgatgtcactgacagagAGGCAGCTGGAATCGCAGGTGAGTTCCTTGGCATGTTGGAGGAGGCTCAAGGCACAACACTGTCTTCATCATCCTTACCATTGATCTCAGTGTTCAGCTATGCAAGGGTCCCTTTCCCCGCCCCTCCTTCCCTTGCCTTCCGTCCCCCTTCCTTTCCCCTCACTTCCACCGACTCCTCTCATGCAGAAAGTGACCGAAAGGAGCTGGACACAAAATTGACATCAGCAGCTTCCGTGCCGAGTGCTCGGTGCTCCACTCTGCACCCTTTCCCTTGTTGTTTCAGTGTCTGTAATTCTCTCTGCAGAATGTCACCAAAGGAGCGCGGCACAAGATCATCATCAGCATCCAGAAGCTGAAAGAGCGGCACATGGTGCTGCGGTCCCTGGAGAAGGTCAGTCAGTTGGTCAGTCGGCAGGCAGGGGCCATGTGTCGGAGCAGTGCACAATAAAGGGAGGCATTTTAAAGGGACACATTTAGGGAAAGGCTTTACAACAGGTGGCATTGTGAGATTGACTAAGGTTTGGAGCAAGGATGTTTGTGTGGAGAATGAATTTTTTGTAGTTTACTATAATATTCTGTAGGGCCACTGGTATATAATGTctatttaaagaagaaaacaagtCATGAATGCTAGGGAAATACCATTGTTTAAAGTGGAATCAGTTTTCAAAGACTCAGATTTATGtgatgtatataaaataaaccttttgtaAGGTTTCAACACAAAGTCCGAGTGTGGGTAAAGACTGTTGAGAGGATCAGTCGTTTTCCTGTGGGTCTGAATAATCTGATAATATTAAACAATGCATTTCTTTCATGGGTTCTCCTCGTCACTGGCTCTCATGCTTTTTTGCCTGTGGCAGGACGTCCTGGAGGGGGGCGGTCTTCGCGCCCCTCTGCAGGAGCTGCACCAGATGATCCTGACGCCCATCAAGGCCTACAGCGGAGAGGATTTGGAACAGCGGCCCCTGTCAGGCTCCGAGGGGAAGGGCAGCGCCCTGTCATCACAGCTGGGAGGGGGTGAGGGGGAGTCGGGGGGCATGCTCATCTCAGAAGAGGATCTCCCTGCACAGTTCACACGAGTCATGGGAAAAGGTAATTACTTTATTTGTCTCtccgttttgttttttaatgatcattttaaacaggtttaacCAAGAATGCCTTGTAGGTGTTATTGACTGCTGTGTTGCAttgtaaaatcatagcaaagtgtagtaaagcaaagTTAAAGCATAGAGGAAGCAAGGCAGATCACGTGTATATAGTTAAAGCATGCTATAGCACAGCATTACAATGACATGAGGAGTAGTGTGGTTATATGGCCagatacctgagagtgtgtgtctggGTTCACTCTGGTCTCTTTTCTCTTCCAGTCTGCACTCAGCTCCTCGTCTCCAGAGCCGATGAAGAGAACATCAGCTCCTACCTGCAGCTCATAGACAGGTGTCTAATCCACGAGGTAATCACACTCCCATCACAGACCCAGGGCCTTTCCACTAATACTTACAGAGAGAAGCTTTCGTTATTGCAGTCAAAACCTGTCCTAGAAGACCACCCTGGGTTCTGGATGAAATTGCCTTCCTAAAGCAGGTGGGCTTCTAGAACAGGTCTGaattaaacacttaaaaacaagcaaagaaagcTGCTGAAAATGTAGCACGCATTTCTAAAACGAATCGAACGAATGGTCTTGATGAAGCACACACTCTgatccctctctcgctctctctctcgctctctcattctctctccctGACAGGCCTTCACAGAGACGCAGAAGAAGCgcctgttgtcatggaaacagcaGGTGCAGAAGCTTTTCAGGTCGTTGCCACGGAAATCCCTCTTGGACATAGCAGGGTATCGACAGCAGAGGAGGTATCATTAACATTAGAGGAGGCGCTCTAACCACCCTCCACATAGCTTCTGTAATGATAAAATCACAGTTTGTTACTATAAAGCCAGCGCCTGTGTTGAagtttgcattgtattgtatggAGCAGAAGTAAGGAGAATCTTCCTTGTGAAATGGATTGCTGTCAATACCTGGTGGAGCCCTGAGTGAAGGTTTCTGAGCAGAGTGCGCAATAGCACCTCAGAACATGCTGCCCAGCCCAGGTGAGAACGATCACAACCACACTGGCTAATCTGTGCCTCCTTCCAGATCCGTTGTGTTTTTCCACTGGCTGGAAGTGTGGCTATTTCTCTTAATGTTCACAGATACACTTTGGGTTCATTACAAAAC is a window of Polyodon spathula isolate WHYD16114869_AA chromosome 12, ASM1765450v1, whole genome shotgun sequence DNA encoding:
- the LOC121324139 gene encoding protein Smaug homolog 1-like isoform X2 — encoded protein: MFRDQVRVLAGWFKGWNECEQTVALLSLLKQVSRTQARFLQLCLEHSLADCTELQVLELEANNPVLISQWQGKPKERVLSLLLTHLPLLQPGNVEAKGEYMQLLPKILAHSIEHGRHLEESRQLLSYALIHPATSLEDRAALALWLNHLEERAAARADSLERAQTPHHLFPHHQRRGSDDRLNGWQSPRDSGFGGSSWHQQGCENGHLSLYPSTSMPSTINALGTASGTNTNVPAWLKSLRLHKYAALFSTMTYDEMMSLTERQLESQNVTKGARHKIIISIQKLKERHMVLRSLEKDVLEGGGLRAPLQELHQMILTPIKAYSGEDLEQRPLSGSEGKGSALSSQLGGGEGESGGMLISEEDLPAQFTRVMGKVCTQLLVSRADEENISSYLQLIDRCLIHEAFTETQKKRLLSWKQQVQKLFRSLPRKSLLDIAGYRQQRSRGFSQSNSLPTAGCVGGGVMSRRNPRQFQVPSRSLPGAKLGLLGTSSILGASQRSPASTLSGHKQGRQGLWFANPGGSNSMPSRTHSSVQRTRSLPVHTTPHNMLLFQQAEFQVPVTEPDINNRLESLCLSMTEHALGDGVDRTSTI
- the LOC121324139 gene encoding protein Smaug homolog 1-like isoform X1 translates to MFRDQVRVLAGWFKGWNECEQTVALLSLLKQVSRTQARFLQLCLEHSLADCTELQVLELEANNPVLISQWQGKPKERVLSLLLTHLPLLQPGNVEAKGEYMQLLPKILAHSIEHGRHLEESRQLLSYALIHPATSLEDRAALALWLNHLEERAAARADSLERAQTPHHLFPHHQRRGSDDRLNGWQSPRDSGFGGSSWHQQGCENGHLSLYPSTSMPSTINALGTASGTNTIVPGGHSGQHSPLKRSVSLTPPMSAPERQPLGHGWLSQEDLRSRVPVPDHAPLSPQSSVASSGSGGSEHLDEGPHMSGTAHCTTFHEEGSGMRDVPAWLKSLRLHKYAALFSTMTYDEMMSLTERQLESQNVTKGARHKIIISIQKLKERHMVLRSLEKDVLEGGGLRAPLQELHQMILTPIKAYSGEDLEQRPLSGSEGKGSALSSQLGGGEGESGGMLISEEDLPAQFTRVMGKVCTQLLVSRADEENISSYLQLIDRCLIHEAFTETQKKRLLSWKQQVQKLFRSLPRKSLLDIAGYRQQRSRGFSQSNSLPTAGCVGGGVMSRRNPRQFQVPSRSLPGAKLGLLGTSSILGASQRSPASTLSGHKQGRQGLWFANPGGSNSMPSRTHSSVQRTRSLPVHTTPHNMLLFQQAEFQVPVTEPDINNRLESLCLSMTEHALGDGVDRTSTI